A region of Vigna radiata var. radiata cultivar VC1973A chromosome 6, Vradiata_ver6, whole genome shotgun sequence DNA encodes the following proteins:
- the LOC106763591 gene encoding protein ALP1-like, translating into MPYLVHTTRCRDIIRMGPEAFINLCERLRTTELVKDVIRSIVEEQVAQFLHIIRHNVKNWSVAFFFHRSGATVSKQFHNVLDAIITLESEFLTQPSGDEVHPYVLNNSRFYPYFKDCLGVIDVTHIRVRVPREDAPRFRGRKDWPTQNVFAACDFDMKFTYVLAGWEGTTSDFRILKNALDLDDPLVIPQGKYYLGDVGFMLKSTIMTPYRGIRYHLKEFTCRGPQNARELFNHRHSSMRNVIERTFGVLKRRFPIIACGTEPYYGLETMTNIILAYCILHNFIRGIDRDDPLLNEVDNELNEREEQNVSSSQVREDDYKVGSTIRDAIADRSSFAWNIVTMRFEAEDEVWADLIESRPTASK; encoded by the exons ATGCCGTACCTGGTGCATACTACTCGATGTCGTGACATTATTCGGATGGGTCCAGAGGCATTTATTAATCTTTGTGAGAGATTAAGAACAACCGAGTTAGTTAAAGACGTCATTCGCTCCATAGTGGAGGAACAAGTagctcaatttcttcatataattaGGCATAATGTTAAGAATTGGAGTGtcgcatttttctttcatcgaTCTGGGGCGACGGTAAGCAAACAATTTCACAATGTGTTGGATGCTATTATAACTCTAGAATCAGAATTTTTAACTCAGCCATCAGGAGATGAGGTTCATCCATATGTCTTGAACAACAGTCGGTTTTATCCTTACTTCAAG GATTGCTTAGGGGTCATAGATGTTACTCACATTCGTGTAAGGGTTCCAAGAGAAGATGCTCCGAGATTTCGTGGTAGAAAAGATTGGCCAACTCAAAATGTGTTTGCCGCCTGTGACTTTGATATGAAATTCACATATGTTCTAGCTGGGTGGGAAGGCACAACATCTGATTTTAGAATCTTAAAAAATGCTCTTGATCTAGATGATCCGTTGGTGATCCCCCAAG GAAAATACTATCTCGGCGACGTTGGATTTATGCTGAAAAGTACGATTATGACACCATATAGAGGCATCAGATATCACCTTAAAGAATTTACATGTAGAGGACCACAAAATGCACGAGAGCTCTTTAACCATCGACATTCATCAATGAGAAATGTTATTGAAAGAACATTTGGTGTATTGAAGAGACGGTTCCCTATCATTGCATGTGGCACTGAACCATATTATGGATTGGAGACGATGACAAATATTATTTTGGCTTATTGTATCCTACACAACTTTATCCGTGGAATTGATAGGGATGACCCATTGCTTAATGAGGTTGATAATGAGTTGAATGAAAGGGAAGAGCAAAATGTGTCATCTTCTCAAGTTCGTGAAGATGATTATAAGGTTGGTAGTACTATTAGGGATGCCATAGCGGATcgt AGTAGTTTTGCTTGGAACATCGTCACTATGAGGTTTGAAGCTGAAGACGAAGTCTGGGCTGACCTGATTGAG TCGAGGCCAACTGCATCAAAGTGA